The Roseimicrobium gellanilyticum sequence GAAACTGGAGCGCTACTGTGCCGCGGTCACCTGCATGGATGACGCCATTGGTGAGGTGCTGAAGAAGCTGAAGGAAACCGGCAAGGACAAGAATACGCTGGTTCTGTTCATGTCCGACAATGGTGGCAGTGGCAATGGGGGAAACGCTCCGCTGAAGGGCAGCAAGAGCACCATGTGGGAGGGCGGTCTGCGTGTGCCTTTCATTGCGTGGTGGCCCGGGCATCTGCCTGCGGGAAAGGTGACAGACGAATTTCTCACAGCGTTGGAGATCCTTCCGACTCTTCTTGAGGCCTCAGGCACGAAGGCACCGGACGGCGTGAAGCTCGACGGGTTCGACATGATGCCTGTATTGCGTGGGGTGGAAAAATCGCCGCGTGAGGCCATGTTCTGGCAGCGTCGCGGAGACAAGGCCGCACGGGTGGGCAACTGGAAATGGCTGGAGAGCGAAAAGGGTCGGGGATTGTATGATCTCAGCACCGATCTTGGAGAGAAGCACGATCTCTCCGCCGAGAAACCGGAGGTGCTGAAGAGGGTGCAGGAACGCTTCGCTGCCTGGCGCAGGGAGATGGATGAGAGCGAGCCTCGTGGACCGTTCCGTGACTTCTAGCGTGGAAGCCTGATCAACCCGCCTGTGGCTTCGCCGCGGCGTTGACGAGATGGCCGGTGAAGTTCCCGACGGGTTCATCTCCTTTCGGGAACAACCAGTCACTGATATCCGACACAGGCACTTCCACTTGGGAGCCCTGTTTTAGAGTAGGATGGTGAAATGGCTCGTTCATCAGGTGGCCATGCACATACTCCGGCTCGATGCCAAAAACCTCCAGCCACATGTGTTCCGTGTCCTCGCCGGTGGTGAAGGCGGCTTTTACGATGAAACGAGGATCGTTAGGGTCCCGTTCCTTGAAGGCTGCGACGAATTCGGGCCACCGTCGTTTCGCTTCCGCGATGGCTTCTTCCATGGTGGTGCTGTTTTTCACACCGATCACGGGCGCTTTCACTTCCTTCTTGAAGGCGCCGAGAGGATTCGGGCCGCAAAGTACGTTCTCCAGCTCCTCGCTCCACAGGTTGAAATACTGGTGCTGCGGGCAGAAGAGGGCGAGGGTGTCGTCATCGGCCAGCGCGGTGATAGCCTTGCCAATCATCTGATACGCCTGATCGCGCATCTGCGGAACCGTGGCATTTTCCATGAGGTCGATGGCCAGCCATGCTGAGTGTTCGCGGATGATATTGGCGAAGCGGAGGTTGGGCACCTTCCTGGCGAGATCCTCCACTTCGTTGAAGTACTGGTCTTCACGGTTGTGCACCATGAACATGGCCATGGCTGGTTTGAAAGTGAATACAAAGTAGACCGCATCACCTCCGGCCACGAAGCCATCGGACTCATCAGAGGCTTCGTCCTCCGGGTCTGCTTTTGCTTCGAGCTTGATGCTCCAGGCGTCGGAGAGTGCTTGCGCGAGGATTGCCGGCTCAAGATAGCGCTGGCTCGAGCGGAGATGCACCAGCGAGATGAGGGGCTTGTCATCACCATCGCTTGAAGGATGCGAGGCATCTCCGTCGCCAGCGTCAAAGAAACCCTCCTTGGGTCTCTTCCATACACCCCAGGCAATATAGGCCGATGCGATGGCGCCGAACAGGCGGCGTGTGGAAAAGCCGTTGTTCGACATCACATAGAGACTAAAAACGGCCGAGGCGGCCAGGAGAGCTGCTGCCAGCTTTTGTGCCCAAGTTTTCCACAGGCAAAGCCCAATAATCGCTGCTACGGCAAGGGCAACCAAGGCCATCGTCCATCCGCGTCCCGGAAGAGTGCTGGCGAGGCCAAATGCATAGGCCTTCAGGCCCAGCAGCAGCACTGCCAGATTCCGGTTTGAGAACAGCCAGTCGAGAGCTCGTTTCATGCGCGGGTTATGTCATGTCGACGTCAGGTGATGCAACGCTGAACTCGAGAATTTGCCTTTAGATCTATGAGGAGCCAGCTCGGAAGGTGTAGATGTCCGCTTCCTTCAGGAAGAACTCCAAACGCAACGTCTTTCCTTTGAGATCCTCCAGTGACTTTTCCCGCCATTTCAGCTCGTGCGCTGTGCTGTCACCTTTGAAGGTTTCACCATCATCAAATGCATAGCCCGGCAGCACCTTCCGCTTTTCGTCGGAGATCTGCACGCGCAGTTCACCCTTGCCGGCATTTGCGTTGACAATTAGAGGGCCGCCTGGCCAGCGAATGAGTTTGGTGCAAAGAACGCCACCTCCGGGTGGACCATGCATGGAGATGAAGCCCTCCTTGCGCAGCTTCGCCAGGCCGATGCCAGCGGTGCGATCCCGCAATTCATGGGGACCATCGCTGGCCGCATAGTAGATCCACCATTCGTCTCCCATCTCAATCCAGTCGGCGCTGCCGAAGACCATGCCGTCATCCCACGCGCCGTCCCTGCCGAGTTCGAGGAGTCTTGGACGGGTAGGGAAGCGCTGCCAGTGTTCGCCGTCACGAGTCCATGTGAGCTCAGTGACAATGTCCGTATTCAGCTTGAATGGCCAGAGGAAGCCCCAGGTGATGCCCGCGTGACGTTTTGCGGACATGCCGTAGAAGCGATTGAACCCACGCTCCATGTCGAGCTCGTCTGGCACGAGAATCATCTCTGGTGATCCGGTCCAAGTGCTCCACAGATCCTTCCCCCGGATGCTGGCAATTCGGCGGGACTCGCCATCGTGCAGCATGTCCGTGCGGCCGCCCACCAGGTAGCGATCCTTGGCGCGGCAGAACATGACATACTCACCCGCGGCATCGTCGTAGATGATGGAGTTCTGCGTGTCGCTATGCAGGGGGAGTACGAGCGAGTCGTTCTTTTCCTCCCAATGGATGCCATCCCGGGAACCCACCACGCGAATGCCACTCTGGTCACGGACACCGCCGGTACGATAGGTCATGATGAATCGGTGTCCGCGTCGGTCTCTTTCGGGTACCTGGATGACTTGCGGTCCACTGGCGCGTTTGCCGCCCCAGCCTTTCCATACGATGTTGTTGACCTTGGTGCCCTTCCACTCGTGCAATTCCAGTTCGGGACGGGTCCACCTCAGCCCGTCGCCGGATTCTGCATACGCGATGGCGTAGTCGTTTCCCTCTTCACCACTCTCACTGCGGACGTGGGTTTGGTACCACATTCTGAAGACGCCGCTTTCCGGATCGCGTGCCACAGTCACATAGCCGCCGTCGTCGGCGATCACAGGGTTGCCTTCATGTTTGGCGGGCGCATGAAAGGCACGGAGCACTTCCTCGCGCTTGGGTTTCAGGGACCAGCGGTTGTCCACGAGGTGGTCATCCAGGAAGAACTGCGGCGTGTGACCGATCTCCAGCGGCTCCACGCAAAGTGCCCGGTGCGTCAAAAGCAGGAGGGGCAGGGTCAGCAGCAGGGCAGGAATGATGCGTCCGAGGTGCATGTCACCATGACGAGGCATTGTTTATGCATCTCTCATTTCATTCCATGGGAAGATGTGATTAAGTTGGTCGTTACATCCCCACACGCATGGACCTCACGTACAGCCGACGTCTGTTTCTCCTTCTGTTGTTGCCAATGTTGGGATGGATTCCCGGTGCGCGGGGCGCCGACCGGCCCAACATCATCTTCATCCTCGCAGATGATCTGGCGCAGGGAGATCTCGGTTGTTATGGGCAGAAGCTGATCAAGACACCAAACCTGGATCGGCTGGCAGCGGAAGGCATGCGTTTCAACCAGGCCTACAGTGGCACGAGTGTGTGTGCACCTTCACGCAGCGCGCTGATGACGGGGCTGCACATGGGGCATTGCCCGATTCGTGCGAATCGTGAGATTGGCAAGGAGGGTCAGATGCCGCTGCCGCAGGGCACGGTGACTGTGGCCCAGATCTTGAAAGACGCAGGCTATGCGACTGCCTGCGTGGGCAAGTGGGGCATGGGCATGTTCAACACCAGCGGCAGCCCGCTGAAGGTGGGCTTTGAGCACTTCTTTGGGTACAACTGCCAGCGTCACGCGCACAGCTACTTCCCCACCTATCTGTACACAGACGATCAGAAGTTTGCGTTGGATGGGAAGACGTATGCGCAGGAAGTACTGGCGCGGGATGCGGAGCGCTGGGTGGCCTCTCAAAAGAGCCGGCCCTTCTTCCTCTACTACGCGGTCACGCTTCCCCACGGGAAGTATGAGATCGACAGCCTCGGGGAATACGCACAGCAGGAAAAGTGGACCAAGCAGCAGCAGACCTATGCCGCCATGGTCACGCGACTGGACAGTGATGTGGGACGCTTGATGACCACGCTCAAGGCGCTGAACATCGAGAACAAGACGCTGGTGATGTTCGCGGGTGACAATGGCTCTGCCTTCGCGCCAGAGTCCGAAATCGGGAAACACTTTGACCAAAGCATGGGAGGCAAGCTGCGAGGCAACAAGCGTTCCCTCTATGAAGGTGGACTCCGGCAGGCGGCGATCGCACGCTGGCCGGGTGTCATTCCTGCCGGAAAGGTGAGTGATGAGCCATGGGCTTTTTGGGATTTTCTGCCCACAGCAGCGGAACTGGCCGGCGCCGAGCTTCCTCAAGGGTACAAGACCGATGGCAATTCCCTGGTCTCGATGCTGAAAGGTGGTGAGGCTCCGCACCGGGAGTATTTCTATTGGGAACTGCACGAGGGACCCACGATTCAGGCGTTGCGCTTCGACAACTGGAAAGCCGTGCGCGGTGGGCCCTCCAAGGCAATCGAACTCTATGATCTCAGCACGGATGAAAAGGAATCCAAGGACCTGGCGAAGGAAAAGCCGGATGTGGTGACGCAAGCCCAGGGCATGATGAGCGCTGCGCGGGTGGACTCGGCCGAGTTTCCCTTGAAGGACACGAAGGGAAAGAAGAAGTGAGATTCCACAACAAGAGCGGGACCCCGGTGGCATCGTGACGCGATGCGTTGACACGCAATGCCGGGCTGCTTAGTTCGTGGAATGTCATCGTTGCTGGTCGTCAGCCATCCCGGCCATGAATTGAGGTTGCACCATTGGCTGGAGGTGGAGAGGCCGGAGGTATTTGTACTGACCGATGGCTCGGGCTCTACGATGCGGAGCCGCATGGCATCAACGCGTCGTTTGATTGAGGGCGCGGGCTCCACGCTGGCGCTACAATCGGGAGAGCGAACCGATGCCGAAATGTACACAGCTTTGCGGACACAGGACCGGGCGTTCTTCAGAGCAATTTTTGATGCCATCAGCAACTTGATGGCGAGGGCAGATGTGGACACGGTGGTCTGCGATGCGGTCGAGGGGTACAACACCTCTCATGATCTCTGCTTTCAGTTGGTGCTGTCTGCGGTGCGCGCGCAGAGGCGCCCCATCTTGGTGCGGGACTTTCTGCTGGTTGGCCGGCCTGATACGATCCCGACAGGAGAGTGCACCGTGCATCGGCTGGACGAACAGGCGCTGCAGCGGAAGCTGGACGCTGCCAGTCACTATCCTGAACTCGCGGCGGAAATTCAGTCTGCCGTGGAGATCTTTGGCCGGGAGGCATTCGCCACGGAAGTGTTGCGCCATGTGGGCAACCCTTCAGTTCCCATTCCTCCGCCTTCCCTGCCGCCTTACTACGAGACTTATGGGGAGAAGCGTGTGCGTGAAGGTGTGTACAGCATGGTGATTCGCCACGAGATTCACGTGGGCCCGATGTCAGAGGAAATCTGGAAATGGGCAGACGGTGTGTGACGGTGCTCATTGCCGTCACTCCTGAGAAAATGACACCGATCGCACTCGGAAATTGTCCCGTATTTGTTGCATCGGTTGCTTGAATGAAGGCGGTATCTTTTCAGAATGTTCCATGCATTCATTCTTTAGGAAGAAAACAGAGCCGCAGACCTTGGAGGGGAAAGCAAAGTACTGCGCAAACTTGGAGTCGAAACCAGGTGACGCTGTATGACGGGCCGAAGTGCGATGAGGAAAAAAATTGAAATGGAAGGGCGGGCATGCGCATTCACATCCTGAGCGATCTCCATCAGGAATTTGGAGAAGTCGATGTGCCTGAGGTGTCGTGTGACTTGGTCATCCTCGCAGGCGATGTGTCCACCAAGCTGAATGGACTGACGTGGATCCGGAAACGGTTCCCCTCCATGCCTGTGATCTATCTCTGTGGGAACCATGAGTTCTATGGGGAGAAGCTTCCGCGTGTGACGGAAAAGCTGAGGCTGGAGTGTGAGGGCACGAATGTGCACTATCTCGAGAATGATGCCGTGGAGCTGGGAGGGTACTGGTTCTATGGCTGCACGTTGTGGACAGACCTGGCCTTGCACGGTGACTGGCATGTGGGTGCCGGTGAGGCCGGGGAGTTGATGAATGACTACAAGCGCGTGAGGAACTCTGAAAAGAGCTACCGTCATCTCACACCTCAGGATACCCGGGCTCTGCATCTGCATTCCGTTGAAGCCATGGGGGAGTTTTTGGAGGGCCACGATCCATCCAGGACAGTCGTCGTGACACACCATGCGCCGTCCATGTGCTCATTGCCGGAGCACCGGAGGTCGAAGTTGTTGAGCTGTGCTTACGCCTCCCATCTCGACGACTTCATCTTGAAACATGAGCCCCTGCTGTGGATTCACGGGCACATTCATCACAGCTGCGACTATCATATTGGGCAGACAAGGGTGGTGGCCAATCCGAGAGCCTACCCTGATGGCCCCAATGTCTGGTTCAACCCAGCACTGGTGATGGACTTGGAGATGTTGAAGGCGGAGCGTGCCAGGGCGCGGGGGTGAGCATGTGTGCGGCAGGCGGTTGCACCCCTTCGTGCTGAAGCACAGCACTTGACGAACGCCGGGAGCCGTGGACAGGAGTTGTGTTTTCACACGCAGTTCGCCCCTCCTCCCGCCCCGAATGACCTCCCAGGCCACGGTCCTCATTGTCGATGACGAGAAGCATACCCGTGAAGGGTTGCGCCTCTCGCTCGAGGAGGAGTTTGACGTCTATGTGGCAGGCAGCACCACCGAGGCGCTGGAGATTCTCAAAGGCGATCCGATGGACGTGATGCTCACCGACCTGCGGCTGGGTGGTGAGAGCGGCATGGATTTGATCGAGAAGGCGCTCAAGCTCCCGCACCCACCCATCTGCATCATGATGACCGCCTATGGGTCGGTAGATACGGCGGTGGAGGCCATGAAGCGTGGGGCCTACGACTTTGTCACCAAGCCCCTCAATCTGGATGAGGTGGAAATTCTCATCAAACGGGCGCTGAAAAGCCGCACGCTCGAGCGTGAGAACGTCGAGCTCAAAAAGCAGGTGGAGCGGAAGTACTCCATCGAGGGCATCCTGGGGCAGAGCGAGGTGATGAAGCCGGTGTTCGAAATCATCGAACAGGTGGCACCCACGCGCGCAACGGTGTTGATCGAAGGCGAAAGTGGCACGGGGAAGGAACTGGTGGCGCGAGCGCTCCATCACCTCAGCGGCAGGCCGAAGGCGAAGCTGGTCACGGTGCATTGCGCGGCGCTGGCTCCGAATGTCCTGGAGAGCGAGCTCTTCGGCCACGAGAAGGGGTCCTTCACCGGGGCCATGGATCGCCGCATCGGGCGTTTCGAGCTCGCTGATGGCGGCACCTTGTTTCTGGATGAGATCGGCGAGATCGATGCCAACGTGCAGGTGAAGCTGCTCCGTGCACTGGGCGAGCAGACCATCGAACGTGTCGGCGGCAGCAAACCCATCAAAGTGGACGTCCGGGTCATCGCCGCCACGAACAAGGACCTGGCGGCGCTGGTGCAGGAGGGGAAGTTCCGCGAGGACCTCTTCTGGCGCCTTCGCGTCGTGCAGATTGACCTGCCACCACTGAGGGCCCGCAAAGGCGACATCCCCATCCTGGCAGAGTCATTTTTGAAGGAACTCGCCGCTCTCAACGGGAAACCCTACAAGCCGCTGAGTGAAGATGCGCTACAGGCGCTGCTGGCCTATGACTGGCCGGGAAATGTCCGCGAGTTGCGCACGGCCTTGGAGCACGGCGTGGTCATGTGCAATACTCCACGCGTTGGCCTGCGGCATCTGCCCCAGTACATCCTGTCCGGTGGGTCAATCCTGCCCGGCGCTTCTTCTGGTAAAGGCGTGGATGCGAACACTGTTGGTGGTGGCGCCACGGGGTCGGGAGTGTTTCGCCCAGGCGATGACCTGAACCTTGAGAAGATGGAACGTGCCATGATTGAAGCGGCGCTGCAGCGCACGGGTGACAATCGCACCGAGGCGGCGGAGTTGCTGGGGCTGAGCCGCCGCACCCTCCAGCGCAAGCTGCAGGAGATGGGGCGCGTGAAGCGCATCCGCAGACGTGGAGCGACAGAAGAATCTTCTGAAGACAGCTCAGACGACTGAGGCTTGGAACCAGTGGTGCTTGTGGAGGATTGAGCAGGACTCGCTCTTGATGGAATATAGGAGGTCGCTGGTGGGAATAGCCTCCATCCAACCCATGCCCGGCTCGTCATGAAATCGTCTGCTCTATTCCAGTCCTTAAGCGGTCATCCAAGATGGCGCCATCGATCAAGAAGCTTGTGGCTGATTCTGATTGGGGTACTCCTCACGAGTTCGGCGCCCTGGATTCACGCAGGGGGGCTGCCCGCGTTTGAATCTGACCAAGAGGCGCATCTCTGGCTCAAAGAGAACAGCCCGTACTACAGCCTCATGGCGGAGGAGGTGGAGAAGCGTGGCGACATCAGCTTCGATGTTCTGGAAAATCAGAAGGGGGGGATGGTGGAAAGTGGGACCGGTCAGGGCCCGGGACGCATCTTGCTCGCGAAGGAATTGAAAGGCGCGGCGCGGTTGAGCATTCACATCTTCGAACTGACGAATGCCTACCAGAAGCGGCTGCATGATGAGGTCGACGAGAAGGTCCGCAGCGGCGCGATCGAGACACCTGCTGAGTTTGGCCTGCTGCATGAGCTCATCGAGTACGACGGGTTGCGCTATCATCGATTTGTATTGGCGGAACTGAATGCTGTGTTGGATGGCGGCATTCCGCGTGAGATGCTCACGTGGATCAATCCCAAGCTCACGGACCTCTCAAGTTACGAACTGCCGCTGGCCTTTGAGTATGCGAAGGCACAGGCCAGGAGCGGGCACACGGCGCACTATCATGAGTGGTTCTGGAGGCAAAAGCCCGCGGCGCCTGCGCGTTGACGTGGTGGGGCGGCTGGCATTACAGCATCGGCATGTCCACACCACAGGTTCTCTCCACTGCACGCACCCACTTGCGCCCGTTTGAGCTCACGGATGCGGATGCGGCCTTCGCGTGGTTCAGTGATCCGGAGGTGATGCGTTATATTCCCTCTCCTCCGGATGCCACGGTGCACCAGACGGAAGAGCGGATCGGCCGCTACATGGAGCACGGTCGCAACCATGGCTTCAGCAAGTGGATTGTCCTGGATGAGAAGACGGGAGCCCCCATTGGCGACGCAGGCTTCTATACCATTCCTGGCAGCAATCGGGTCGAGTTGGGCTACCGGCTTGCGAGGAAGGAGTGGGGGAAGGGCCTGGCCACTGAGATTGCGGCGCGTTGGCTGGAGGTGGCAGATGAGTGGTATGGCTTCCGCGAGCTGTTCGCCTTTGCGCATCCGGAGAACAAGCCATCCCTGCATGTGATGGAGAAGCTGGGATTTCGTTACTCGCACACGGAGAAAATCTATGGCATGGATGCGCCCCTGTACCGGCTGCTCCTGGCTCCTGCTGCGGGAGAGACAGCTCCGCGCTCTGCCTCCTCCATTTCACCTGCCATGTCCACCACGCTTCAAGCATTGCACATTCCCGAAGGCTCGGGCGCAAACTTCAACCTCCTGGGCCTTTCCACCACCATCAAGGTGACCGCCGCGCAGAGTGGCGGCGCCTATGTGCTCTATGAGCAGATTGTGCTGCCCGGCATGGGCGTGCCGCCGCACGTGCACACTCGGGAAGATGAAGTCTTCTTTGTGCTGGACGGTGAGGTGGAGTTTCTCGCGGGAGACCAGTCTGTGATCGCCAAGGCAGGGGACGTCCTGCATGCGCCCCGCGGAGTGCCACATGCTTACAAGGGCGTGGGAGAGGTGCCGGCCAAGATTCGGTTCCTTGTCTCACCCGGTGAGATAGAGGGCATGTTTGCGCAGCTTGCTTCGTGGCCCTCAGATGTACCTCCGGATCTGGCCAAGCTGGGCGACCTGTGCGCGAAATTCGGCATCAGCTTTGTGTAAATTCCCGCGTCTCTCGGGTGCTTTTTTAACCTGTCACGGTGGCGTTCCAAAGCGTTTTCACGGCTTGAGCCGCCGCGAGTACGTGGTGCACTCGAAACACGTGTGCACCACGACGAATGCCGGCGGCAACGCAGGCCACGGTGCCCGCATCGCGATCAAGTGGGTCCGGTAATGCAAGCACGTCACCGATGACCGTCTTCCGCGAAACGGGGAGCAGAATGGGCCGCTCGAAGTGGTGCAGCGCGGGAAGCTCGCGGTAGATGCGCAGATTGTCATCGCGTTGTTTGGCGAAGTCGATGCCGGGATCCAGCAGGAGATGGTCCTGGGAAAGCCCGGCCCCCAGCGCGAGCTGGATTTTTTCGGCGAAGAAGGTGTCCAGAGTGGTCATCACCTCCGGATACACCACATGGGTGTGGGGCACCTTTGGTTCGCCTATCGAGTGCATGATGAGCAGCGCAGTGTCATGCTTCGCGCAGAGTTCCGCATTGCGTGCGGTGGGCAGTGCGGAGATATCGTTGAGGAGATCTCCTCCTTCCGGCAGTACCTGGGCCACCACCTCGCTGCGCCAGGTATTGATGGAAAGAATCGGAGGCCAGCACTGTTCCGCATCCCATGGAGGCGTGGGCATGGAGTCCAGCAATGCAGGCCATGCGCGGATGAAAGGGATCAGCCTTGCCACTTCTTCATCAATGGAGATGGGGCCGCGGTTGGTGCGCGCACTTTCCGCGCCGATATCGATGATGTCCGCCCCTTCACGCAGCATGCGCTCAGCCTGGGCCAGCGCTGTGCTGACCTCCAGCGAGCCATCCCGGCAAAAAGAATCGTCGTTGATGTTGACGATGCCCATCACCAGCGGCCTGCGTGGGAAAAGCAGGCTCCGGTGGCGTAAGGCCAGACGCATGGGGTGGTGGCTTGGGAACACGCGAAGTCAGCGAATGGCCTGCAATTGCCCGGCGAATTTCACAAAGGCCGTCGCTTGGGAGCGCAAACGATCTACAATGGATGCATCGGTGAGGTTCCCGTCATCAGACAACAAGCCGGAGACATGGGGCAAAAAGACGCGCTCGGGGCAGATGTACGCATTCCGATAGCCGAAGATGGCCTGGAGCTGCTCCACAGGGCGCAACGCACCCCACATGCCGCCGGCCAGCCCCGTGAAGACCACCGGCCGGTGCTCGAAGGACTCCGGGAACTTCAGCATGTCGATGAAATATTTCAGGATGCCTGGCACGCCCCCGTTGTATTCAGGGGTCACGATGTGCACGCCGTCACTCTGCAGGATGGTTTCGCTGAAGCGGCCAAAGGAATCCGGCTTTTTCGCATAGGACTGTGGCAGGAAGATGTCCTGTGGCAGGTCTGCCAAGTCGAGGATTTCCACTGGATGACCCAGATCCTGGTAGAGGTCGGCGATGATGGAGACGATCTTCCGCGTGTTGCTGCCGGGGCGATTCGTACCGGAGAGGAGGGTGAGCTTCATGAAATCGGAGCAGGGAGGCCGGGGTATGACGGTGTTCAGGTCTTAGTCGAGCGGAGCCAGGGTACGGCGTCTTTTTTCAAATCGGGCACTGTGGGTGTAGCCGACGTCCTGGGCCAGTTGGACGGCCTGTGCAAAGTCCGCGCCGACCTCTCCGGGGGCATGGGCGTCCGAGTTAATGAGCAGCGGGACCCCGGCGGAATGCGCCAGCACCAGAAACTCGCGGGCGGGGTACATCTCCCGCACGTCCTTGCGGAGGCCCGCCGTATTGATTTCGAACGCGGTGTCTGTGTCTACAAGTGCTTGAATCACAGGCTCATAGAATCGACGTAAGTCGCCGGAGGCGCGGAAGCCGAACTTTTTGGGCAAGTCCGGGTGGCCCATGAAGTCGAAGAGCCGGGAGCGGATGGCCTTTTCATAGAGGTGGAAATAGAGGGCCCAGATCTCGTCGACACTGCCCTCCGTGAAGCGGGAGATGTATTTCGGATTATCCACGTCCCAGCCCGGCGCGATGTAGTGGACACTCCCGATGAGGTAGTCGAAATCGGCTGCTTTGGAGAGCTCCTCCACCCAAGCTTCCCCGCCTTGAAGGTAGTCCACCTCCAGCCCCAGGCGAATGGGCAGGGAGGGGTGGGCAGCGCGGGCTTCGTCCACCATTTCAAGGTATTTCGGGAACTCCTCCCACGCCATGCGCCAGTCGTCGAAGTAGGTTTGCATGGGGCTGTGGTCCGACAGGCCCAACTCCGGCAGACCGAGATCCACGGCGCGAGCCGCATATTCGCGAGGATGACCCTCGGCGTGCTTGCAGAGGGGAGTATGGGTGTGATAGTCCGGCGGCATCGCAGGGACATAGCACGGAGTTTAAAAAAATCTTGCTGGTGGAAATGCCAATTGCTTAATTGAAAGGAATTATGAAAAAAGGCCTCCTGAGTTTTTCAGCTTTTTTGTTTGCCCTTGTGGCAGTTCCCCAAGCCCAGGCGTGGGTGGGTGGTCCCTTTGACAGCGGTGACTACAACATCCTCCATGAGCGTGAGGGTGTGTATCAGGCAACCATGACCTACAAGAACGGTTCAGGTTTCTGCCAGTTCTCCCAGGACAACGCCCTTGGCGCCCAGTCTACCGCTGCCGGCTCCCCAGGACTCAGCGTGTTCAGCTTGGAAAACCGCTCCCTGCTCTATTACAAGGGCATCACCTATGCCGGCGTCGCCACTGGCGTAGTGGACTTTGAATCCCGTAAGGTCCACGGTTTCACCAACGGAAGCACAACGGTACAGACGACCATCACCGGTGGTACTGGCGGTGGCTCGGCCTCGGATTATGTCGTGGTGAACGGCAATGAGCCCGATCCCGGATTCGGCTTCTCGAACTCGCAGTTCACGGCCAAGATCACCCGGATGGCACCCCTCCTTCGCTTCCAGGGCAAGGGTGAGGCTTCCTTCTTCATCGATCCTCAGGTTGAAGACCTTCGTGACGTGGTCACCACCGCCATTGGCACCATCGACTTCGATGCCTTTGTCGATCCTTTGACTGATAGCTTCAACACGGCGGCTCTGGCCGACATCATTCACGCGGCCATCGATCTTTACAAGGAAATCGACGACGCCAGCAGCCCTGCGAACAACATCGAATTCGTCAAGACCAAGGTCTTTGGTTCACGTCGCTATTTCTAGGCTGATCCTTTGACGAACGCACTTCAACGGGGCATCGTTTCCTAAACGATGCCCCTCTTTTTTGGATGAAGATCCCCGCCCTCCGCTCTGCCCCCC is a genomic window containing:
- a CDS encoding GNAT family N-acetyltransferase, which encodes MSTPQVLSTARTHLRPFELTDADAAFAWFSDPEVMRYIPSPPDATVHQTEERIGRYMEHGRNHGFSKWIVLDEKTGAPIGDAGFYTIPGSNRVELGYRLARKEWGKGLATEIAARWLEVADEWYGFRELFAFAHPENKPSLHVMEKLGFRYSHTEKIYGMDAPLYRLLLAPAAGETAPRSASSISPAMSTTLQALHIPEGSGANFNLLGLSTTIKVTAAQSGGAYVLYEQIVLPGMGVPPHVHTREDEVFFVLDGEVEFLAGDQSVIAKAGDVLHAPRGVPHAYKGVGEVPAKIRFLVSPGEIEGMFAQLASWPSDVPPDLAKLGDLCAKFGISFV
- a CDS encoding metallophosphoesterase encodes the protein MRIHILSDLHQEFGEVDVPEVSCDLVILAGDVSTKLNGLTWIRKRFPSMPVIYLCGNHEFYGEKLPRVTEKLRLECEGTNVHYLENDAVELGGYWFYGCTLWTDLALHGDWHVGAGEAGELMNDYKRVRNSEKSYRHLTPQDTRALHLHSVEAMGEFLEGHDPSRTVVVTHHAPSMCSLPEHRRSKLLSCAYASHLDDFILKHEPLLWIHGHIHHSCDYHIGQTRVVANPRAYPDGPNVWFNPALVMDLEMLKAERARARG
- the folP gene encoding dihydropteroate synthase is translated as MRLALRHRSLLFPRRPLVMGIVNINDDSFCRDGSLEVSTALAQAERMLREGADIIDIGAESARTNRGPISIDEEVARLIPFIRAWPALLDSMPTPPWDAEQCWPPILSINTWRSEVVAQVLPEGGDLLNDISALPTARNAELCAKHDTALLIMHSIGEPKVPHTHVVYPEVMTTLDTFFAEKIQLALGAGLSQDHLLLDPGIDFAKQRDDNLRIYRELPALHHFERPILLPVSRKTVIGDVLALPDPLDRDAGTVACVAAGIRRGAHVFRVHHVLAAAQAVKTLWNATVTG
- a CDS encoding arylsulfatase; this translates as MDLTYSRRLFLLLLLPMLGWIPGARGADRPNIIFILADDLAQGDLGCYGQKLIKTPNLDRLAAEGMRFNQAYSGTSVCAPSRSALMTGLHMGHCPIRANREIGKEGQMPLPQGTVTVAQILKDAGYATACVGKWGMGMFNTSGSPLKVGFEHFFGYNCQRHAHSYFPTYLYTDDQKFALDGKTYAQEVLARDAERWVASQKSRPFFLYYAVTLPHGKYEIDSLGEYAQQEKWTKQQQTYAAMVTRLDSDVGRLMTTLKALNIENKTLVMFAGDNGSAFAPESEIGKHFDQSMGGKLRGNKRSLYEGGLRQAAIARWPGVIPAGKVSDEPWAFWDFLPTAAELAGAELPQGYKTDGNSLVSMLKGGEAPHREYFYWELHEGPTIQALRFDNWKAVRGGPSKAIELYDLSTDEKESKDLAKEKPDVVTQAQGMMSAARVDSAEFPLKDTKGKKK
- a CDS encoding DUF2314 domain-containing protein, with amino-acid sequence MKRALDWLFSNRNLAVLLLGLKAYAFGLASTLPGRGWTMALVALAVAAIIGLCLWKTWAQKLAAALLAASAVFSLYVMSNNGFSTRRLFGAIASAYIAWGVWKRPKEGFFDAGDGDASHPSSDGDDKPLISLVHLRSSQRYLEPAILAQALSDAWSIKLEAKADPEDEASDESDGFVAGGDAVYFVFTFKPAMAMFMVHNREDQYFNEVEDLARKVPNLRFANIIREHSAWLAIDLMENATVPQMRDQAYQMIGKAITALADDDTLALFCPQHQYFNLWSEELENVLCGPNPLGAFKKEVKAPVIGVKNSTTMEEAIAEAKRRWPEFVAAFKERDPNDPRFIVKAAFTTGEDTEHMWLEVFGIEPEYVHGHLMNEPFHHPTLKQGSQVEVPVSDISDWLFPKGDEPVGNFTGHLVNAAAKPQAG
- a CDS encoding sigma-54-dependent transcriptional regulator; its protein translation is MTSQATVLIVDDEKHTREGLRLSLEEEFDVYVAGSTTEALEILKGDPMDVMLTDLRLGGESGMDLIEKALKLPHPPICIMMTAYGSVDTAVEAMKRGAYDFVTKPLNLDEVEILIKRALKSRTLERENVELKKQVERKYSIEGILGQSEVMKPVFEIIEQVAPTRATVLIEGESGTGKELVARALHHLSGRPKAKLVTVHCAALAPNVLESELFGHEKGSFTGAMDRRIGRFELADGGTLFLDEIGEIDANVQVKLLRALGEQTIERVGGSKPIKVDVRVIAATNKDLAALVQEGKFREDLFWRLRVVQIDLPPLRARKGDIPILAESFLKELAALNGKPYKPLSEDALQALLAYDWPGNVRELRTALEHGVVMCNTPRVGLRHLPQYILSGGSILPGASSGKGVDANTVGGGATGSGVFRPGDDLNLEKMERAMIEAALQRTGDNRTEAAELLGLSRRTLQRKLQEMGRVKRIRRRGATEESSEDSSDD